One Prunus dulcis chromosome 7, ALMONDv2, whole genome shotgun sequence DNA segment encodes these proteins:
- the LOC117635699 gene encoding protein STRICTOSIDINE SYNTHASE-LIKE 2-like, which produces MNSKLFLAASIGVVLSILTALNVIKFFSIKNNAAAADVEKLSNHEENKFEVVPIVEGAVGPESFVFDPLGGGPYTGVSDGRIVKWDQDKHHWINFAVTSPNRDGCEGSHEHDKTEHICGRPLGLCFNQTSGDLYIADAYMGLLIVGPQGGLATEVVTRAHGIPFGFTNALDIYQEPGAVYFTDSSSQYQRRNYISVILSGDKTGRLMKYDPESKQVQVLLENLSFPNGVALSKNGDFILLAETTHCRIMRYWLKTPKAGTFQVFAQLPGFPDNIKRSPRGGFWVAIHSRRLWILKLIRSYPSLGNALLKLPLDITKAYSYVAKWTGNGLIIRLSEQGVILEMLEDTSGNRWKSISEVVEKDETLWIGSVTMPFAGKYKI; this is translated from the exons ATGAACTCAAAGCTCTTTTTGGCAGCAAGCATAGGCGTTGTCCTCTCTATCTTGACAGCCCTCAACGTTATCAaatttttctctattaaaaataatgcagcagcagcagatgTAGAAAAGCTTTCAAATCACGAGGAAAATAAGTTTGAAGTTGTTCCAATTGTGGAAGGTGCTGTTGGTCCAGAGAGCTTTGTCTTCGACCCTCTCGGCGGAGGTCCCTACACCGGCGTTTCAGATGGCCGCATCGTCAAATGGGATCAAGATAAACACCACTGGATCAACTTCGCTGTAACTTCTCCAAA CAGAGATGGCTGTGAAGGGTCACATGAACACGACAAAACGGAGCACATTTGTGGACGTCCATTAGGCTTATGTTTCAACCAAACGAGTGGTGATCTTTACATTGCTGATGCTTATATGGGGCTACTCATTGTGGGCCCTCAAGGTGGCTTGGCTACTGAGGTTGTGACACGTGCACATGGCATTCCATTTGGATTTACAAATGCCTTGGACATTTATCAAGAACCGGGAGCAGTGTATTTCACAGATAGCAGTTCACAATATCAGAGAAG GAATTACATCTCTGTGATACTAAGTGGGGATAAAACTGGCAGGCTAATGAAATATGACCCAGAAAGCAAACAAGTGCAAGTTCTTCTTGAAAACCTCTCATTTCCAAATGGGGTGGCATTGAGCAAAAATGGAGACTTCATCCTACTGGCAGAGACCACACATTGCAGGATTATGAGGTATTGGTTAAAAACACCGAAAGCCGGAACTTTCCAAGTGTTTGCTCAACTTCCAGGATTTCCAGACAACATTAAAAGGAGCCCCAGAGGGGGTTTTTGGGTGGCGATTCATTCAAGAAGACTGtggattttgaaattgattcGTTCATACCCTTCCTTAGGAAATGCACTGCTTAAGCTTCCCTTGGACATTACGAAAGCTTATTCTTACGTGGCGAAATGGACAGGGAACGGATTGATAATCAGGTTGAGTGAGCAAGGTGTCATATTGGAAATGCTTGAAGACACAAGTGGAAATAGATGGAAGTCTATCAGTGAAGTGGTGGAGAAAGATGAAACTCTTTGGATTGGATCAGTTACAATGCCATTTGcaggaaaatataaaatttaa
- the LOC117635824 gene encoding uncharacterized protein LOC117635824 isoform X1, translating to MATVDLIEPPTVETSCPETPSFSSSPPLSPKSATPCPQNPTQSPSSPSSVLATPLARLWRPTAQRNLRNQWSKLASYRQQWASSSSTARSHATALVNAYLSQKYMPSMELGALRDIPNIKKKASLKLFKQQVLHRGKLLSSYKHMVSVVIHMVNISRSMKCFLKCASSSPLVHFSGYSEDKNDPGDGGGIPVFTFWTISCFEEVAEELVQMFILELNLKRLLVVELLSISCKVPPLNSLHWSDELYPGEFSDLSICNLYSEETCKPVYPRLDDQKSEMPAARFNPQPDHDVLQVYLTTWLAEVNIDSDRVDEIFVEVGDEMHVTIS from the exons ATGGCAACGGTGGACCTAATTGAACCCCCAACAGTAGAAACTTCATGCCCAGAAaccccttctttttcttcttctcctccgcTTTCTCCAAAATCAGCAACCCCATGTCCccaaaacccaacccaaagCCCCTCCTCACCGTCATCAGTACTAGCGACACCGCTGGCAAGGCTATGGAGACCCACTGCACAGAGAAACCTGAGAAATCAATGGTCCAAATTAGCTTCTTACAGACAGCAATGggcatcttcttcttctactgcACGATCACATGCCACCGCTCTTGTAAACGCATATCTTTCTCAAAA ATACATGCCTTCCATGGAGTTGGGCGCCTTGAGGGATATtcctaatataaaaaagaaagcttCTCTGAAATTGTTTAAGCAGCAG GTGCTTCATCGAGGCAAACTTTTATCATCATATAAACACATG GTCTCAGTTGTAATTCACATGGTTAACATTAGTAGATCCATGAAATGCTTTCTCAAATGCGCGAGCAGTAGCCCACTTGTACATTTTTCTGGCTATTCCGAAGATAAGAATGATCCTGGGGATGGTGGTGGAATTCCAGTCTTTACATTTTGGACGATCTCTTGCTTCG AAGAAGTGGCAGAGGAGCTTGTCCAGATGTTTATATTGGAGTTAAATTTGAAG CGTTTGCTAGTGGTGGAGTTGCTATCCATTAGTTGCAAAGTTCCACCTTTAAACAGTTTGCATTGGTCAGATGAGCTTTATCCGGGAGAATTTAGTGATTTGAGTATATGTAACTTATACTCTGAGGAAACTTGTAAGCCAGTCTATCCAAGATTGGATGATCAGAAATCTGAAATGCCAGCTGCGCGATTTAACCCGCAGCCAGATCATGATGTTTTGCAG GTTTATCTAACAACATGGCTTGCAGAGGTGAACATAGATTCCGACAG GGTGGATGAAATATTTGTGGAAGTTGGCGATGAAATGCATGTTACGATTTCATGA
- the LOC117635824 gene encoding uncharacterized protein LOC117635824 isoform X2, with product MATVDLIEPPTVETSCPETPSFSSSPPLSPKSATPCPQNPTQSPSSPSSVLATPLARLWRPTAQRNLRNQWSKLASYRQQWASSSSTARSHATALVNAYLSQKYMPSMELGALRDIPNIKKKASLKLFKQQVSVVIHMVNISRSMKCFLKCASSSPLVHFSGYSEDKNDPGDGGGIPVFTFWTISCFEEVAEELVQMFILELNLKRLLVVELLSISCKVPPLNSLHWSDELYPGEFSDLSICNLYSEETCKPVYPRLDDQKSEMPAARFNPQPDHDVLQVYLTTWLAEVNIDSDRVDEIFVEVGDEMHVTIS from the exons ATGGCAACGGTGGACCTAATTGAACCCCCAACAGTAGAAACTTCATGCCCAGAAaccccttctttttcttcttctcctccgcTTTCTCCAAAATCAGCAACCCCATGTCCccaaaacccaacccaaagCCCCTCCTCACCGTCATCAGTACTAGCGACACCGCTGGCAAGGCTATGGAGACCCACTGCACAGAGAAACCTGAGAAATCAATGGTCCAAATTAGCTTCTTACAGACAGCAATGggcatcttcttcttctactgcACGATCACATGCCACCGCTCTTGTAAACGCATATCTTTCTCAAAA ATACATGCCTTCCATGGAGTTGGGCGCCTTGAGGGATATtcctaatataaaaaagaaagcttCTCTGAAATTGTTTAAGCAGCAG GTCTCAGTTGTAATTCACATGGTTAACATTAGTAGATCCATGAAATGCTTTCTCAAATGCGCGAGCAGTAGCCCACTTGTACATTTTTCTGGCTATTCCGAAGATAAGAATGATCCTGGGGATGGTGGTGGAATTCCAGTCTTTACATTTTGGACGATCTCTTGCTTCG AAGAAGTGGCAGAGGAGCTTGTCCAGATGTTTATATTGGAGTTAAATTTGAAG CGTTTGCTAGTGGTGGAGTTGCTATCCATTAGTTGCAAAGTTCCACCTTTAAACAGTTTGCATTGGTCAGATGAGCTTTATCCGGGAGAATTTAGTGATTTGAGTATATGTAACTTATACTCTGAGGAAACTTGTAAGCCAGTCTATCCAAGATTGGATGATCAGAAATCTGAAATGCCAGCTGCGCGATTTAACCCGCAGCCAGATCATGATGTTTTGCAG GTTTATCTAACAACATGGCTTGCAGAGGTGAACATAGATTCCGACAG GGTGGATGAAATATTTGTGGAAGTTGGCGATGAAATGCATGTTACGATTTCATGA